One Sporomusaceae bacterium ACPt DNA window includes the following coding sequences:
- a CDS encoding Nucleoid-associated protein, giving the protein MFGNMGNMAGMMKKVQKLQADMAKLQEELKSRTIEVSTGGGAVKVVVNGEKKVQSIKIAPSAVDPEDVEMLEDLVTAAVNEAMAKVDDMMSQEMGKLTGGLNLPPGMF; this is encoded by the coding sequence ATGTTTGGCAATATGGGAAATATGGCAGGAATGATGAAAAAAGTGCAAAAACTTCAGGCTGACATGGCGAAACTTCAGGAAGAGCTTAAGAGCCGGACCATTGAAGTATCGACCGGCGGTGGGGCGGTAAAAGTAGTAGTTAACGGCGAAAAAAAGGTCCAGTCGATCAAAATTGCTCCGTCTGCTGTTGATCCTGAAGATGTGGAGATGCTGGAAGATTTAGTGACTGCGGCTGTCAATGAAGCTATGGCTAAAGTTGATGATATGATGTCTCAGGAAATGGGTAAACTCACCGGCGGCCTCAATCTG
- the dnaX gene encoding DNA polymerase III subunit gamma/tau: MAYVALYRKWRPQDFDSLVGQEHVSITLKNAIATGKIAHAFLFAGPRGTGKTSTAKILAKSLNCQHGPTANPCNSCPNCERITAGTSMDVFEIDAASNRGIDEIRDLRETVKFAPVDGRYKVYIIDEVHMLTTEAFNALLKTLEEPPAHVVFVLATTEPHKIPATIHSRCQRYDFRRIGVKEIEQRLADVAEHSGLKVMPEALRLIAVQADGGMRDALSILDQCAALDAGEMITAAHVRQLLGLIGYEWVWQLTDAMAERDAHRVLLKLDELINLGKDIRQLLVELALHARSLMLYKAVPDIENIEMYSDDRTVLAAQSAKFSHEELVKMLEVLQTAANEMKWAVEPRIVVEMALISLCRRTTSTDVAALMERVAALEARVADGLPAAAPPSPSPAASQAYTPPAPLRQPVNQEAAAPPVKPAVPPPAPSGASAANLNDIWSAVLKELLGSGKRSVHACVMQGQLAGLTDSQAVVRFSASFPKERTEKDDYRTIVEKTLAQVTGKQVRLICSLGMDMPAPKPAAPPQQTVAAAPERPPDPGIEHPAVKQAQIMFGGTVIKIDEE; encoded by the coding sequence ATGGCTTATGTGGCATTATATCGTAAATGGCGGCCACAGGATTTTGATAGTTTGGTCGGCCAAGAGCATGTAAGCATTACGTTAAAGAATGCAATTGCTACCGGCAAGATTGCCCACGCCTTTCTGTTTGCCGGGCCGCGCGGCACCGGCAAGACAAGCACAGCCAAAATTCTCGCCAAGTCGCTCAATTGTCAGCACGGTCCCACCGCCAATCCCTGCAATAGTTGTCCTAATTGTGAGCGGATTACCGCCGGTACGTCGATGGATGTATTTGAAATTGACGCGGCTTCCAACCGGGGAATTGATGAAATCCGGGATTTGCGGGAGACAGTCAAATTTGCTCCGGTAGACGGGCGTTACAAGGTATACATTATAGACGAAGTGCATATGTTAACGACCGAGGCCTTTAATGCTCTGTTAAAAACCTTGGAAGAGCCGCCCGCCCATGTAGTTTTTGTGCTGGCAACAACCGAGCCGCATAAGATTCCGGCTACCATCCATTCCCGCTGTCAGCGTTATGATTTCCGGCGGATTGGTGTTAAGGAAATCGAGCAGCGGCTGGCTGATGTAGCTGAACACAGCGGTTTAAAAGTCATGCCGGAGGCGCTCCGGCTTATCGCTGTCCAGGCCGATGGCGGCATGCGGGATGCTCTTAGCATTTTGGATCAGTGTGCTGCTTTGGATGCCGGAGAAATGATAACTGCCGCTCATGTACGGCAGCTTTTAGGGCTTATTGGCTATGAGTGGGTATGGCAGTTAACCGATGCTATGGCTGAACGTGATGCTCATCGTGTGCTGCTAAAGCTTGACGAACTGATAAATTTAGGCAAGGATATCCGCCAACTGCTTGTCGAACTGGCGCTTCACGCCCGCAGTCTTATGCTGTATAAAGCCGTCCCTGATATTGAGAATATTGAAATGTACAGTGATGATAGAACTGTGCTTGCCGCTCAGAGCGCAAAATTTAGCCATGAAGAACTGGTGAAAATGCTTGAAGTGCTGCAGACGGCTGCTAATGAAATGAAATGGGCCGTTGAACCGCGTATTGTCGTAGAAATGGCTTTAATTTCACTTTGCCGCCGGACTACAAGTACTGATGTTGCTGCGCTGATGGAACGGGTAGCGGCGCTGGAAGCCAGAGTTGCTGACGGCCTACCTGCAGCGGCTCCACCTTCGCCGTCGCCGGCCGCCAGTCAAGCGTATACGCCGCCTGCACCGCTGCGTCAGCCGGTAAATCAGGAGGCGGCTGCCCCGCCTGTTAAACCGGCTGTACCGCCGCCGGCGCCGTCTGGCGCTAGCGCCGCCAATCTCAATGATATTTGGTCGGCAGTGCTTAAAGAACTGCTTGGAAGCGGCAAGCGTTCAGTTCATGCCTGTGTCATGCAAGGTCAACTGGCAGGTCTCACTGACAGTCAGGCCGTGGTGCGCTTTTCCGCAAGTTTTCCTAAGGAACGTACCGAGAAAGATGATTACCGGACTATTGTTGAAAAAACGCTGGCTCAAGTAACCGGAAAGCAGGTAAGGCTTATTTGCTCGTTAGGTATGGATATGCCGGCGCCAAAACCTGCTGCACCACCTCAGCAAACTGTGGCGGCAGCACCTGAACGCCCCCCCGATCCTGGGATTGAACACCCGGCTGTTAAACAGGCGCAAATAATGTTTGGCGGTACAGTTATTAAGATAGATGAAGAGTAA
- a CDS encoding 4-hydroxy-2-oxovalerate aldolase, translated as MKQIRIIDATLRDGMHAVSHSLSAEQMGAIAQRLDEAGVTTIEIGHGDGIGGSSLQYGFAKASDREYFAAVSKALKNCKMDVLLIPGIGTIEDLKVAMEYNVHTVRVATHVTEADVAEQHINFAKKNGLEAIGFLMMSHMAPVEKVVEQAKLMESYGADVVYMADSGGAMVPDEVKAKISALKAAINVPVGFHAHNNLGLAVGNTLAAIETGATVVDGTVRGLGAGAGNTQLEVLVAVLNKMGYDTGIDLYKLMDVGQEMIDPLMHRPQIISNDALVIGYAGAYGSFLLHARRAAEKFGVDARDILMELGRRKTVGGQEDLIIDVAIELSKQRKQNVG; from the coding sequence ATGAAACAGATTCGTATTATTGATGCCACATTGCGCGACGGTATGCATGCCGTTAGCCATTCGCTGTCAGCAGAACAAATGGGGGCAATTGCCCAGCGTTTGGATGAAGCTGGTGTGACTACCATCGAAATCGGGCATGGCGATGGTATTGGTGGATCATCATTACAATATGGTTTTGCTAAAGCTTCAGACAGAGAATATTTTGCCGCCGTTTCCAAAGCCCTAAAAAATTGTAAGATGGACGTACTGTTAATTCCGGGTATCGGAACGATAGAGGACTTAAAAGTCGCGATGGAATACAATGTTCATACCGTCCGGGTTGCTACCCATGTTACCGAGGCCGATGTGGCCGAACAACATATAAATTTTGCTAAAAAGAATGGTCTTGAGGCCATCGGCTTTCTGATGATGAGCCACATGGCGCCTGTAGAAAAAGTGGTTGAGCAGGCCAAACTTATGGAGAGCTATGGTGCCGATGTGGTATATATGGCTGACTCGGGCGGAGCCATGGTGCCTGATGAAGTTAAAGCAAAAATCTCGGCACTCAAAGCAGCTATTAATGTTCCGGTAGGGTTCCATGCGCATAATAACTTAGGCCTTGCCGTCGGCAACACATTAGCCGCTATCGAAACCGGCGCCACTGTAGTGGACGGTACTGTCCGCGGTCTTGGTGCCGGCGCTGGCAATACCCAACTGGAAGTGTTGGTCGCAGTACTGAATAAAATGGGTTATGACACCGGCATTGACCTTTACAAACTGATGGATGTCGGCCAGGAAATGATCGATCCGCTTATGCATCGCCCCCAAATCATCAGTAACGATGCTCTGGTTATAGGTTATGCCGGCGCTTACGGCAGCTTCCTGCTCCATGCTCGCCGTGCTGCCGAGAAATTTGGTGTTGATGCCCGTGACATTTTGATGGAGCTAGGACGGCGCAAAACAGTGGGTGGCCAAGAAGACTTGATCATTGATGTTGCCATTGAACTTAGTAAACAACGTAAACAAAATGTCGGCTAA
- the bphJ gene encoding Acetaldehyde dehydrogenase 4, whose amino-acid sequence MKLKTAIVGPGNIGIDLMLKIARSEHLELVMMAGIVPDSYGLKLAAEKGIKTTLEGIHGILKEKDIDIVFDATGARAHQMHAPLLKEAGIFAIDLTPAAVGPYCVPAVELNFAFDIDNVNMVTCGGQATVPIVAAVNRVTPVEYAEIVATISSKSAGPGTRQNIDEFTETTRSALIKVGGAKDAKAIIILNPAEPPVMMRNTIYCKCDTSKIDQITESIHAMVAEVKRYVPGYRLKVEPYADGERIIAMVEVEGAGDYLPKYSGNLDIITSASIAVAERYAEHKMKGAN is encoded by the coding sequence GTGAAGTTAAAAACAGCTATTGTGGGGCCGGGAAACATTGGGATTGATTTAATGCTCAAAATAGCTCGCAGCGAGCATTTGGAGCTGGTGATGATGGCCGGGATTGTCCCGGATTCTTATGGACTAAAACTAGCGGCGGAGAAGGGGATCAAAACTACCCTTGAAGGTATTCACGGTATATTAAAGGAAAAAGACATTGATATCGTATTTGACGCTACTGGTGCGCGGGCTCACCAGATGCATGCGCCGCTATTAAAAGAAGCGGGAATTTTTGCGATCGACTTAACGCCGGCGGCTGTAGGGCCGTATTGTGTGCCGGCCGTAGAATTGAACTTTGCCTTTGATATTGACAATGTCAATATGGTGACCTGCGGTGGTCAGGCTACTGTTCCCATTGTGGCTGCTGTAAACCGGGTTACGCCTGTCGAATATGCCGAAATTGTCGCCACAATCTCCAGTAAGAGCGCTGGTCCTGGTACCCGGCAAAATATCGACGAGTTTACCGAAACTACCAGGAGTGCGCTGATCAAAGTGGGCGGGGCCAAAGATGCCAAAGCCATTATTATATTGAATCCTGCCGAGCCGCCGGTTATGATGCGGAATACCATTTATTGCAAGTGTGATACCAGTAAGATTGACCAAATTACAGAATCTATACACGCCATGGTGGCCGAAGTAAAAAGATATGTTCCCGGTTATCGTTTGAAAGTTGAGCCCTATGCCGATGGTGAGAGAATCATTGCCATGGTTGAGGTTGAGGGTGCCGGTGATTATCTTCCCAAATATTCCGGCAATCTGGATATCATCACTTCGGCGTCCATTGCTGTGGCTGAGCGTTATGCCGAACACAAAATGAAGGGGGCTAACTAA
- the xylJ gene encoding 2-hydroxypent-2,4-dienoate hydratase, whose amino-acid sequence MEPSIIKQLAAELYEAEKTGEAIATITDKYQLTNDEAYEIQIEGMKLRLADGHRIVGKKIGLTSKAMQNALGVFEPDYGYIADYMMSYEGEPILLSELVAPKVEPEIAFVLKEDLQGPGVTVADVLRATAGIMPAIEIIDSRVKDWKIKIQDTIADGASIGRVVLSGKLTPVDDIDMRFMGLVLEKNGEIVATAAGAAVLGHPANAVAWLANKLAKYNISLKKGEVIMSGSFTAACPVTDGDNVTCYFDHIGSVSARFKK is encoded by the coding sequence ATGGAACCAAGCATCATTAAGCAATTGGCGGCCGAGCTTTATGAGGCCGAAAAAACCGGGGAAGCCATAGCAACCATTACTGACAAGTATCAGCTTACGAATGATGAAGCCTATGAAATTCAAATTGAAGGTATGAAACTGCGGCTGGCTGACGGCCATCGTATCGTGGGTAAAAAAATCGGTTTGACAAGCAAAGCCATGCAAAATGCGCTTGGCGTATTTGAGCCCGATTACGGTTATATTGCCGATTACATGATGAGTTATGAAGGCGAACCCATCCTACTGAGCGAGCTCGTCGCGCCTAAAGTCGAACCGGAAATTGCGTTTGTATTGAAGGAAGACCTTCAAGGACCTGGAGTTACCGTTGCCGATGTTTTACGGGCTACGGCCGGCATTATGCCGGCCATCGAGATCATTGACAGCCGGGTAAAAGACTGGAAAATCAAAATTCAAGACACGATTGCCGACGGGGCTTCGATCGGGCGGGTTGTCTTGAGCGGAAAATTGACCCCTGTCGATGATATAGATATGAGATTCATGGGGCTTGTTCTTGAAAAAAACGGCGAGATAGTTGCTACGGCTGCCGGCGCCGCTGTTCTGGGACATCCGGCCAATGCCGTTGCCTGGTTGGCTAATAAGCTGGCAAAGTATAATATCAGCCTGAAAAAGGGCGAGGTTATTATGTCCGGCTCCTTTACCGCCGCCTGTCCCGTAACCGACGGAGATAATGTAACATGCTATTTTGACCATATTGGCAGTGTATCTGCACGTTTCAAAAAATAG
- the cinA_2 gene encoding Putative competence-damage inducible protein — MKLNLLEKTELRIQNVLMKDVNLTAIASIVAEVLELPQEKVLVIDVRPDHFCLDILEKTIGVNQIIGKEKALLEKLGEIPGLTVGPDTFIDSRGIMGLINCDEVEAEHIVARTQDMLTEIEKNVLARALIYSTGFELEQAMIEDTNSPYLCKVLQANGYKAEFGGIIADSKGAISSKIMDAVDRGFGLVITTGGVGAEDKDFSVEALTAIDPAALTPYIVQFKKGTGRHVKDGVRIGIGRVGLATIINLPGPHDEVVAAAEVLKKYCRAGWVDHVGLANEIAHVLRQKLQHKKWRDHHGTKHH; from the coding sequence ATGAAATTAAACCTGCTTGAGAAAACAGAACTGCGGATTCAGAACGTACTGATGAAAGACGTGAACTTGACTGCTATTGCGTCCATCGTGGCCGAAGTCCTGGAATTGCCACAGGAAAAAGTACTGGTAATTGATGTAAGACCTGATCATTTTTGTCTGGATATTTTAGAAAAAACGATTGGAGTAAACCAGATTATTGGTAAAGAAAAGGCACTTTTGGAGAAACTGGGAGAAATCCCCGGTCTTACGGTAGGCCCCGATACTTTTATTGATTCACGTGGCATTATGGGCCTGATTAACTGCGATGAGGTTGAGGCTGAGCACATTGTAGCGCGAACCCAGGATATGCTTACAGAAATCGAAAAAAATGTTTTGGCCCGTGCGCTGATTTACTCCACAGGGTTTGAACTTGAGCAGGCAATGATTGAAGATACGAATTCCCCATATCTCTGTAAGGTTTTGCAAGCAAACGGTTACAAAGCAGAATTCGGCGGCATAATTGCAGACAGCAAAGGCGCTATCAGTAGCAAGATTATGGATGCTGTTGACCGCGGCTTTGGTCTGGTGATTACCACAGGCGGTGTGGGGGCGGAGGACAAAGATTTCAGTGTTGAAGCGCTAACTGCCATTGATCCGGCGGCGCTCACTCCCTATATTGTGCAATTTAAAAAGGGAACAGGAAGACATGTGAAAGATGGGGTTCGTATTGGGATTGGCAGGGTTGGCCTTGCTACCATTATTAACTTGCCTGGCCCGCATGATGAAGTGGTTGCTGCCGCCGAAGTTTTGAAAAAGTATTGCCGCGCCGGGTGGGTGGATCATGTGGGGTTGGCTAATGAGATTGCCCATGTGCTGCGGCAAAAATTGCAACACAAAAAATGGAGGGATCATCATGGAACCAAGCATCATTAA
- the nadC_3 gene encoding putative nicotinate-nucleotide pyrophosphorylase [carboxylating]: MANDIRDIIFATVRDNEYTAHLSAEQDGVVSGVARLQAVLEQRQIKYQFFKKDSDFVAAGEVIFTLSGTPKDIAVAEEFAIGMLSKPSGIATAARKAVSMAGSMRIVSGAWKKAPPEIKLIVREAVTHGGASFRIVDVPFLYLDKNFVRMLGGIKETLAAVGAMPELKVIQVKGETGNVAAEAVLAAECGAGIIMVDTGNIEDLRKVSASLKETGYRSKVQLAFAKGIALQNIEKLQAEDIDILDIGMQIIDAPLLDMKLDVVGS, from the coding sequence GTGGCAAATGACATACGTGATATCATTTTCGCAACTGTTCGGGACAATGAGTATACTGCACACCTGTCAGCAGAACAGGACGGGGTAGTATCGGGTGTAGCGCGGCTACAAGCAGTATTGGAGCAGAGGCAGATAAAATATCAATTTTTTAAAAAAGACAGCGATTTCGTAGCAGCAGGCGAGGTGATTTTCACTCTGTCAGGGACACCGAAAGACATTGCGGTTGCCGAGGAGTTTGCTATCGGCATGCTGAGTAAACCTTCAGGGATTGCTACTGCTGCCCGCAAGGCAGTGTCTATGGCCGGGTCTATGCGCATCGTCAGCGGCGCCTGGAAAAAGGCGCCGCCGGAAATTAAGCTGATTGTCCGGGAAGCCGTAACTCATGGCGGGGCGTCTTTCCGTATTGTAGATGTACCGTTTTTGTACCTGGATAAGAACTTTGTCCGCATGCTGGGTGGTATTAAGGAAACATTGGCTGCCGTTGGTGCCATGCCGGAACTCAAGGTGATCCAGGTCAAAGGAGAAACGGGAAATGTGGCCGCCGAAGCAGTGCTGGCTGCCGAATGCGGGGCCGGAATTATTATGGTGGATACCGGCAATATCGAAGATTTACGCAAAGTAAGTGCCAGTCTGAAAGAAACCGGCTATCGCTCCAAGGTTCAACTGGCTTTTGCCAAGGGCATTGCTTTGCAAAATATCGAGAAGCTGCAAGCAGAAGACATTGATATTTTGGATATTGGCATGCAAATTATTGATGCACCGTTATTGGATATGAAACTTGATGTAGTAGGGAGCTAG
- the ydcO gene encoding Inner membrane protein YdcO — translation MAWMEPGYKLFDSLKIAVKNANAAGIGTGFVAAIFSIMGPGVIVMNAAQQGKLAPEVATSWLFAIYMTGGLFTIYYALKYRLPLVAAYSIPGAIIIGKSLTHLPHAEAVGAYYMVALIVGLISTSGLIKKAINYLPLPVMLGMIAGVMMSFGVNLVSAIKEQPALIGPPVLLFFVLTALKGFSKKFPPILGSILLGGFLATSLGMAKWDVLHFQLATPVMFLHPEFTARAFFELTIPLTVLVLGVQNIQAVGVLMAEGYKNLPINSIFIVPGLGTVLNAIFGAHPCVTAGPSTAICASPAAGEDKSLRFIAAISEGSFWILFSLSAGVAIAVAGLVPKELTAMLAGLAMFGVLISAFSGAFSGRFKYGSFVSFLVAVSNITVFNIGAPFWALIAGVLFSILMEREDFVLQRQMKEQEMKELELACESGQNA, via the coding sequence ATGGCGTGGATGGAACCAGGGTATAAACTTTTCGACAGCCTAAAAATTGCAGTAAAAAATGCTAATGCTGCGGGAATTGGCACAGGATTTGTCGCCGCGATTTTTAGTATCATGGGCCCGGGAGTTATTGTTATGAATGCCGCTCAGCAGGGTAAACTCGCACCTGAGGTGGCTACCTCCTGGTTGTTTGCTATCTATATGACCGGTGGACTGTTTACCATATATTACGCGCTCAAGTATCGGCTACCGCTCGTTGCTGCTTATAGCATTCCGGGAGCGATTATCATCGGCAAATCACTGACCCATCTTCCTCACGCCGAAGCCGTGGGAGCCTACTATATGGTGGCGTTGATTGTTGGTTTGATCAGTACTTCGGGGTTAATAAAAAAGGCCATTAATTATCTTCCACTGCCAGTAATGCTGGGGATGATAGCCGGTGTCATGATGAGCTTTGGCGTTAATCTGGTTAGCGCAATAAAAGAACAACCGGCACTCATCGGCCCGCCCGTACTCCTGTTCTTTGTACTCACGGCATTGAAAGGATTTTCAAAAAAGTTTCCTCCAATTTTGGGTTCTATTTTACTTGGCGGCTTTTTAGCAACCTCTCTGGGTATGGCCAAGTGGGATGTACTTCATTTTCAATTGGCTACTCCGGTGATGTTTCTGCATCCTGAGTTTACTGCCAGAGCGTTTTTCGAGCTGACAATTCCGTTAACGGTGTTAGTGCTTGGGGTGCAAAACATTCAGGCAGTGGGTGTGCTAATGGCCGAAGGATATAAAAATCTTCCGATTAATTCCATATTTATCGTTCCGGGCCTAGGAACTGTTTTGAATGCAATTTTCGGCGCCCATCCCTGTGTAACCGCCGGCCCCAGTACGGCAATCTGCGCCAGCCCGGCAGCCGGTGAGGATAAATCGCTCCGCTTTATTGCCGCTATCTCTGAAGGAAGCTTTTGGATTTTGTTTTCTCTTTCCGCCGGTGTTGCCATTGCCGTTGCCGGGCTGGTACCGAAAGAGCTCACCGCTATGCTGGCAGGACTTGCAATGTTTGGGGTATTAATCAGTGCCTTTAGCGGTGCATTTTCCGGCAGATTCAAATATGGTTCTTTCGTGTCTTTTCTGGTAGCCGTCTCCAATATCACCGTATTTAATATTGGCGCACCCTTCTGGGCGTTGATTGCCGGTGTTTTGTTCTCTATCCTGATGGAGCGTGAAGATTTTGTATTGCAACGTCAAATGAAGGAACAAGAAATGAAGGAACTGGAATTAGCGTGTGAAAGTGGGCAAAATGCCTAA
- the rsxB_7 gene encoding Ion-translocating oxidoreductase complex subunit B, protein MKLISLKPLIDKDKCIGCGICSKVCPAATISIEDKTACVNEEFCRGCGACEQRCPVYAITMTKLEKPYKVSVNVDDVPYEKIEELCKSAHMHPEQIICFCTTTRAEEVAAAVLKGAKTPEEISRQTGIRMGCKVECIQPILRILKAAGIDPERPNGYQWYGATPTLWDISPEIKEKYKTSGFYFDEDIKIIDKVVKAKGSRGDR, encoded by the coding sequence TTGAAACTTATTTCATTAAAACCATTGATTGATAAGGACAAATGTATTGGCTGTGGTATTTGCAGTAAAGTCTGTCCGGCTGCAACAATTTCCATTGAAGACAAAACGGCATGCGTAAATGAGGAGTTTTGTCGTGGTTGCGGGGCGTGTGAACAACGCTGTCCTGTATATGCCATCACGATGACAAAGCTTGAAAAACCATATAAGGTATCGGTTAATGTGGATGACGTTCCCTATGAAAAAATCGAAGAATTGTGTAAATCAGCTCATATGCATCCGGAGCAAATCATTTGTTTCTGCACAACTACCAGAGCTGAGGAAGTGGCAGCTGCCGTTTTAAAAGGCGCAAAAACGCCTGAGGAAATATCCAGACAGACCGGTATTCGCATGGGGTGCAAAGTAGAGTGTATCCAACCTATTCTGCGAATCTTAAAGGCAGCGGGAATTGATCCTGAGCGTCCCAACGGCTATCAATGGTATGGTGCTACGCCAACGTTATGGGACATTTCGCCCGAAATCAAAGAGAAATACAAAACAAGCGGCTTTTATTTTGATGAAGACATTAAGATTATAGACAAGGTAGTTAAAGCAAAAGGAAGCAGGGGGGATCGTTGA
- the xynR_6 gene encoding HTH-type transcriptional regulator XynR produces the protein MGNSTNDSKQIQSIARAVSILEHLALNGNEDSLSNISRTIGLSKSTTYSIIATLEQLGLVQQDQVSARYSLGMKLFEWGQVVHSSMDLRKIAVPPLQDLVAKYGETAHLGVLSQGEVVYIDKVDSQHSIRIASQIGGRNPAHCTGVGKMLMAELPAIEIDKILAEKGLTKFTEKTVTDPAVLKQHLCKIREQGYAIDDEEIESGLTCVAAPIRNHCKEVVAAISLSGPTHRMNAENLDQIIADVVSTADLISAHLGYKR, from the coding sequence ATGGGTAATTCGACCAATGACAGTAAGCAAATTCAGTCTATCGCCAGAGCGGTTAGTATTTTGGAGCATTTGGCTCTTAACGGCAATGAGGACAGTCTGAGTAATATCAGCAGAACTATCGGCTTGAGTAAGAGTACAACTTATAGTATTATCGCTACGCTTGAACAGTTGGGTTTGGTACAGCAGGATCAAGTATCTGCCCGGTACTCATTAGGTATGAAGCTATTTGAATGGGGGCAAGTCGTTCATTCCAGTATGGATTTGCGGAAAATTGCCGTGCCGCCGCTGCAAGATCTGGTGGCAAAATATGGTGAAACCGCACATCTGGGCGTTTTGTCACAGGGAGAAGTAGTATATATAGATAAGGTCGATAGTCAACATTCCATTCGTATTGCCTCGCAGATTGGCGGTCGAAATCCGGCGCATTGTACAGGCGTTGGCAAAATGCTGATGGCAGAATTGCCGGCTATAGAGATTGATAAAATCCTCGCAGAAAAGGGACTAACCAAATTTACTGAAAAAACGGTAACTGATCCTGCTGTGCTGAAACAGCATTTGTGCAAAATTCGTGAGCAGGGATATGCTATCGATGATGAGGAAATTGAAAGCGGCTTAACTTGTGTAGCCGCACCGATACGAAATCATTGTAAAGAGGTGGTTGCCGCCATCAGTCTGTCGGGCCCCACGCATCGAATGAATGCAGAAAACTTAGATCAGATTATTGCCGATGTAGTTTCTACAGCTGATCTAATCTCAGCGCATCTAGGCTATAAGAGATAA
- the larC_2 gene encoding Pyridinium-3,5-bisthiocarboxylic acid mononucleotide nickel insertion protein — MSVAYLDCFSGISGNMMVGALLDAGMPMGYLETELKKLPLSSYKLIDKEVTKKGIRARYFNVEVRKWFQPSRNFTDIRNIIEKSTLSDQVKQCSSAIFSKLAAAEAKVHGVPVEKIHFHEVGAVDSIIDIVGTAIGLEYLGIKEIYASALHVGAGYVKCSHGQMPVPAPATAELLSGIPFYAENIKKELVTPTGAAIVATLVKGFGSTPPNFKSRKVCYGAGSRDIEIPNVLRLYLGEKNYAAETGNAGETKIVETNIDDLNPQVYGYVMERLFAAGAHDVYLTSIIMKKNRPGTKITVMVSPEKVNDIVQIMLAETSTLGVRILGCETAHVDVSMINVDTEWGTVKVKVGKLNDRLINVAPEFEDCKTIAARHKIPLKTIHLHVLRNCGPMLDLMAK, encoded by the coding sequence ATGAGTGTTGCATATCTTGATTGCTTTTCCGGTATTAGTGGCAACATGATGGTAGGAGCGTTGCTTGATGCAGGAATGCCGATGGGATATCTGGAGACAGAACTTAAGAAACTACCGTTGTCATCCTATAAATTAATTGACAAGGAAGTGACGAAAAAAGGAATTAGAGCCAGATATTTCAATGTCGAGGTACGCAAATGGTTCCAACCTTCCCGTAACTTTACTGACATACGTAATATTATAGAAAAAAGTACGTTATCTGATCAAGTCAAACAGTGTTCATCAGCGATTTTTTCAAAACTGGCTGCTGCCGAGGCTAAAGTCCATGGAGTTCCGGTTGAAAAAATCCATTTCCACGAGGTCGGCGCCGTTGATTCCATTATTGATATTGTGGGTACGGCAATCGGTCTAGAATACTTGGGAATTAAGGAGATTTACGCGTCGGCTTTACATGTAGGTGCAGGCTATGTTAAATGCAGCCATGGACAAATGCCGGTTCCGGCACCGGCGACGGCAGAACTGTTATCAGGAATTCCTTTTTATGCAGAGAATATAAAAAAAGAACTTGTTACTCCTACCGGTGCCGCCATTGTCGCTACTCTGGTAAAAGGATTTGGTTCAACTCCGCCCAATTTCAAATCAAGAAAAGTTTGTTACGGAGCCGGCAGCAGAGATATAGAAATACCTAATGTTTTGCGCCTTTATCTGGGAGAAAAGAATTATGCTGCTGAAACCGGAAATGCCGGCGAAACTAAGATTGTTGAGACGAACATTGATGACCTTAATCCGCAAGTATACGGATATGTCATGGAACGGTTATTTGCCGCCGGGGCGCATGATGTCTATCTTACCTCGATCATTATGAAGAAAAACCGTCCCGGAACCAAAATAACCGTTATGGTGTCACCGGAAAAGGTGAATGATATTGTACAAATCATGTTAGCGGAAACAAGTACGTTGGGTGTTCGTATCTTGGGCTGTGAAACGGCGCATGTTGATGTATCCATGATTAATGTAGATACCGAGTGGGGAACAGTTAAAGTTAAAGTAGGGAAGCTGAACGACAGGCTGATAAATGTCGCTCCTGAATTTGAGGATTGCAAAACAATTGCGGCCAGGCATAAAATTCCCTTAAAAACCATCCATTTACACGTATTGCGTAACTGCGGCCCGATGCTTGACCTGATGGCAAAGTAA